From the Candidatus Dadabacteria bacterium genome, one window contains:
- the pyrF gene encoding orotidine-5'-phosphate decarboxylase, whose product MGPENNGERAPQSCERLIIALDFDSSEEALALVELLGERIGIYKVGYQLFMREGMSFVKELVGLGKRVFLDLKMGDIDRTITAALRAVPEGVEFVTINGGKATVAAAKEGRGKRDRPLILSLTFLSSLDQDDLRALMMNENLELDEYVRVFTRRSIEAGCDGVVASGESIREIRREFGSSLVIVAPGIRPEGRSRNDHKRALTPKMAIDYGADYLVVGRPVTEAENSLEVAENLIEEVNCAVAGKRD is encoded by the coding sequence ATGGGACCGGAGAACAATGGAGAGAGGGCGCCGCAGAGCTGCGAGAGGCTCATAATAGCGCTTGACTTTGACTCAAGCGAGGAAGCTCTTGCCCTTGTGGAGCTTCTTGGCGAAAGGATCGGCATCTACAAGGTCGGCTACCAGCTTTTTATGCGCGAGGGGATGAGCTTTGTAAAGGAGCTCGTGGGACTTGGAAAGAGAGTTTTCCTTGATCTCAAGATGGGAGACATAGACCGTACGATTACGGCCGCGCTTCGGGCGGTGCCCGAGGGAGTAGAGTTCGTTACCATAAACGGCGGAAAGGCGACGGTGGCTGCCGCGAAGGAAGGCCGTGGCAAAAGAGACCGGCCTCTTATTCTTTCCCTCACTTTTCTCTCAAGCCTCGATCAGGACGACCTGAGAGCGCTTATGATGAACGAGAATCTGGAGCTTGATGAGTACGTACGGGTTTTTACACGAAGGTCGATCGAAGCCGGCTGTGACGGAGTTGTGGCTTCGGGGGAGTCGATACGGGAAATAAGGCGGGAGTTTGGAAGCAGCCTCGTAATAGTTGCTCCTGGTATACGCCCCGAGGGGAGAAGCCGAAACGATCACAAAAGGGCGCTCACTCCAAAAATGGCTATTGATTACGGAGCTGATTATCTGGTCGTCGGACGCCCGGTTACCGAGG
- the ispH gene encoding 4-hydroxy-3-methylbut-2-enyl diphosphate reductase, whose protein sequence is MLDLRCHGVIIYGDMRVVVAKPRGFCAGVERAIEIVERALEMYGPPIYVRHAIVHNKRVVDSLRQKGAVFVEELDEINDPEARVIFSAHGVSPAVIDEAKRRGFQIVDAVCPLVTKVHNEVRHYSEMGYTIILVGHRDHVEVIGTKGEAPDSVVVVESASEALSVNIPDPQKVAYVTQTTLSVDDTKEIVAALEKRFPKIAKPSKLDICYATQNRQDAVKELAEISDVIFIVGSPESSNSNRLVEVAKSCGVREAYLIEDTEGLGGVETLEQNMTVGISSGASTPEVIIEELLAKLQDLGATTFEEFSLKEESTKFPFPHSLEFSTS, encoded by the coding sequence TTGCTTGACCTGCGTTGTCACGGCGTTATCATCTACGGTGACATGCGAGTCGTAGTCGCTAAACCCAGAGGATTCTGCGCAGGAGTCGAAAGGGCGATCGAAATAGTCGAAAGGGCCCTTGAGATGTACGGTCCCCCTATCTATGTCCGCCACGCCATAGTTCACAATAAAAGGGTAGTGGATTCTCTAAGACAAAAAGGTGCCGTTTTCGTTGAGGAACTCGACGAAATAAACGATCCTGAGGCCCGGGTCATCTTCAGTGCCCACGGCGTAAGCCCCGCGGTTATCGACGAAGCCAAAAGACGAGGCTTCCAGATAGTGGACGCCGTCTGTCCGCTCGTAACCAAGGTCCACAACGAAGTGAGGCACTACTCCGAGATGGGATACACGATAATACTCGTAGGCCACAGGGATCACGTAGAAGTCATAGGAACGAAAGGCGAGGCGCCAGACAGCGTCGTGGTTGTGGAATCGGCAAGCGAGGCCCTCTCGGTTAATATCCCGGATCCACAAAAAGTAGCCTACGTGACGCAGACTACCCTAAGCGTCGACGACACGAAGGAAATAGTGGCGGCGCTTGAAAAGCGCTTTCCGAAAATCGCAAAGCCTTCCAAGCTCGATATCTGCTACGCCACCCAGAACCGCCAAGATGCCGTAAAAGAACTCGCCGAGATCTCAGACGTCATTTTCATCGTGGGATCACCCGAGAGCTCGAACTCAAACAGGCTGGTCGAAGTCGCAAAATCATGTGGCGTAAGAGAAGCCTACTTGATTGAAGATACAGAAGGGCTCGGCGGTGTGGAAACGCTTGAGCAGAACATGACCGTGGGTATAAGTTCCGGCGCCTCAACTCCCGAGGTAATAATCGAAGAACTGCTGGCAAAGCTACAGGATTTGGGAGCCACCACCTTTGAAGAATTCAGCTTGAAGGAGGAATCCACGAAATTCCCCTTTCCACATTCGCTTGAGTTCTCAACAAGCTGA